One Osmerus eperlanus chromosome 16, fOsmEpe2.1, whole genome shotgun sequence DNA segment encodes these proteins:
- the LOC134036937 gene encoding BMP/retinoic acid-inducible neural-specific protein 3-like isoform X2 — protein MMALLGPWGGCCLTKGPSITPWSSLRQWRDTDKGLPPDTRSTGSLADGRSTVWRWRSVTGACWLHPSTPSSCTPFVSWGGGPPSGGSRTASSRREESLTIFVDKRKLSRGQEVVSGVEAGPGIRPGSSRGNSTGAVTLEALHQLAASYFTERESTLRRLHHLQIASTAIRVSETRTGPLGCSNYDNLDSVSSVLVHSPENKIQLQGLQVILPGYLRGRFVQAALSYIGCNSEGQFVCRASDCWCQCSPGFPQCNCPRTDLQALQINMQRMQEAWTLANLEFEESVEFQSFVGRLPTHYAVNTSVVEHLWRMDAGLLQRYRHLETSSSQILGKARRAANKLFSLSKRCRTQPRIGLQRERPLRYWLSYILSILYCSENNHIGVYSEDTRSCSCPYHHPPCQGPIPCTVGEGPRCASCSTENRTRCSGCNPGFALGQGACRPAVPDPTDPYLGLESDRDLQDLELRYLLQHRDPRIALHAVFVSNDVRLNAWFDPSWRKRMLLTLKSNRVRSNRVHMLLGVSLQVCLTKNSTLEPALSVFVNPFGGSHSESWTMPIGQHGYPDWERTKLEMPLDCTNWTLTLGNRWKSFFETVHFYLRGSRVRDSGGALGGEHRNTTVLVENPEVTEPSQDMGYMKINSMQLFGYSMHFDPDAIQDLILQLDYPYTQGSQDSALLQLVEIRYRVNRLSPPGAQPLDLFSCLLRHRLKLSSSEVTRILSALQAFIASQPYSVEYEATKLCS, from the exons GGAGTTTGGCCGATGGAAGGTCAACAGTCTGGCGGTGGAGAAGCGTGACTGGAGCATGTTGGCTCCACCCCTCGACCCCGAGTTCATGCACACCATTCGTCAGCTGGGGAGGAGGCCCACCCTCCGGAGGATCACGGACAGCATCATCAAGAA GGGAGGAGTCCTTGACCATATTTGTGGACAAGAGGAAGTTGAGTCGAGGCCAGGAAGTCGTctctggggttgaggctggaccCGGGATCCGACCCGGGAGCAGCAGAGGCAACAGCACGGGTGCAGTGACCTTGGAGGCGCTCCACCAGCTGGCTGCGTCTTACTTCACCGAACGGGAGAGCACCCTCCGCAGGCTGCACCACCTCCAGATCGCCTCCACTGCTATACGG GTGTCTGAAACCCGAACGGGACCCCTTGGATGCAGTAACTATGACAACCTTGACTCTGTCAGCTCGGTGCTGGTTCACAGTCCGGAAAACAAGATTCAGCTACAAG ggctCCAGGTCATCCTGCCAGGCTACCTGCGTGGGCGCTTTGTCCAGGCCGCCCTCAGCTACATCGGCTGCAACTCGGAGGGCCAGTTTGTGTGCCGGGCCAGTGACTGCTGGTGCCAGTGCAGCCCAGGTTTCCCACAGTGTAACTGCCCTCGGACTGACTTGCAGGCACTGCAGATCAACATGCAGCGCATGCAGGAGGCCTGGACTCTGGCCAACCTCGAGTTTGAAGAGTCAG TGGAGTTCCAGAGCTTTGTTGGTAGGCTGCCAACCCATTACGCTGTGAACACATCTGTCGTGGAGCACTTGTGGAGGATGGATGCCGGTCTGCTCCAGCGCTACCGTCACCTGGAGACCAGTAGCAGCCAAATCCTCGGAAAGGCAAGGCGTGCTGCTAACAAGCTCTTCAGCCTGAGCAAGAGATGCAGAACGCAGCCCAGAATaggcctgcagagagagag ACCACTCCGCTACTGGCTGAGCTACATACTGTCCATCTTGTACTGCAGTGAGAACAACCACATAGGTGTATACAGTGAGGACACCCGGAGCTGCTCCTGCccctaccaccaccccccctgccAGGGCCCCATCCCCTGCACTGTGGGAGAGGGCCCTCGCTGTGCCTCCTGCTCCACAGAGAACCGCACACGCTGCTCCGGCTGTAACCCAGGCTTCGCCCTGGGCCAGGGGGCCTGCCGGCCCGCCGTGCCCGACCCCACAGACCCCTACCTGGGCTTGGAGAGCGACCGGGACCTGCAAGACCTGGAGCTACGCTACCTGCTCCAGCACCGCGACCCCCGCATCGCCCTGCACGCGGTCTTCGTCAGCAACGACGTGCGGCTCAACGCCTGGTTCGACCCctcctggaggaagaggatgctGCTGACGCTGAAGAGCAACCGGGTCCGATCCAACCGCGTGCACATGCTGCTGGGCGTGTCCCTGCAGGTGTGCCTGACCAAGAACAGCACCCTGGAACCAgcgctctctgtgtttgtcaacCCGTTCGGAGGCAGTCACTCAGAGAGCTGGACCATGCCCATAGGCCAACACGGCTACCCCGACTGGGAGAGGACCAAGCTGGAGATGCCCCTGGACTGCACCAACTGGACCTTAACTCTTGGAAACCGATGGAAGAGCTTTTTCGAGACTGTGCATTTCTACTTGCGGGGGAGCCGGGTCAGGGATTCCGGGGGGGCGTTGGGAGGTGAGCACAGAAACACGACGGTGTTGGTCGAGAACCCCGAGGTCACAGAGCCTTCCCAGGATATGGGCTACATGAAGATCAACAGCATGCAGCTGTTTGGGTACAGCATGCACTTCGACCCGGACGCTATCCAAGACCTGATCCTGCAGCTGGACTACCCGTACACTCAGGGATCCCAGGACTCGGCcctgctgcagctggtggaGATCCGATACAGGGTCaaccgcctctctcctccaggggctCAGCCCTTGGACCTGTTCTCCTGTCTGCTGCGACACAGACTCAAACTGTCCAGTTCGGAGGTGACCAGGATACTATCTGCCCTGCAAGCTTTCATTGCCAGTCAACCTTACTCTGTGGAGTACGAGGCCACCAAACTATGTAGTTAG
- the LOC134036937 gene encoding BMP/retinoic acid-inducible neural-specific protein 3-like isoform X1, translating to MSCIGVRGPSAVLLWEGVLALILCCCCWTVASEGPNDGSSGPLGWLLSDKGPFHHSLEFTETVERHRQGFTTRYKIYREFGRWKVNSLAVEKRDWSMLAPPLDPEFMHTIRQLGRRPTLRRITDSIIKKYGTHLLLSATLGGEESLTIFVDKRKLSRGQEVVSGVEAGPGIRPGSSRGNSTGAVTLEALHQLAASYFTERESTLRRLHHLQIASTAIRVSETRTGPLGCSNYDNLDSVSSVLVHSPENKIQLQGLQVILPGYLRGRFVQAALSYIGCNSEGQFVCRASDCWCQCSPGFPQCNCPRTDLQALQINMQRMQEAWTLANLEFEESVEFQSFVGRLPTHYAVNTSVVEHLWRMDAGLLQRYRHLETSSSQILGKARRAANKLFSLSKRCRTQPRIGLQRERPLRYWLSYILSILYCSENNHIGVYSEDTRSCSCPYHHPPCQGPIPCTVGEGPRCASCSTENRTRCSGCNPGFALGQGACRPAVPDPTDPYLGLESDRDLQDLELRYLLQHRDPRIALHAVFVSNDVRLNAWFDPSWRKRMLLTLKSNRVRSNRVHMLLGVSLQVCLTKNSTLEPALSVFVNPFGGSHSESWTMPIGQHGYPDWERTKLEMPLDCTNWTLTLGNRWKSFFETVHFYLRGSRVRDSGGALGGEHRNTTVLVENPEVTEPSQDMGYMKINSMQLFGYSMHFDPDAIQDLILQLDYPYTQGSQDSALLQLVEIRYRVNRLSPPGAQPLDLFSCLLRHRLKLSSSEVTRILSALQAFIASQPYSVEYEATKLCS from the exons GGAGTTTGGCCGATGGAAGGTCAACAGTCTGGCGGTGGAGAAGCGTGACTGGAGCATGTTGGCTCCACCCCTCGACCCCGAGTTCATGCACACCATTCGTCAGCTGGGGAGGAGGCCCACCCTCCGGAGGATCACGGACAGCATCATCAAGAAGTACGGGACGCATCTCCTCCTTTCAGCCACTCTGGGAG GGGAGGAGTCCTTGACCATATTTGTGGACAAGAGGAAGTTGAGTCGAGGCCAGGAAGTCGTctctggggttgaggctggaccCGGGATCCGACCCGGGAGCAGCAGAGGCAACAGCACGGGTGCAGTGACCTTGGAGGCGCTCCACCAGCTGGCTGCGTCTTACTTCACCGAACGGGAGAGCACCCTCCGCAGGCTGCACCACCTCCAGATCGCCTCCACTGCTATACGG GTGTCTGAAACCCGAACGGGACCCCTTGGATGCAGTAACTATGACAACCTTGACTCTGTCAGCTCGGTGCTGGTTCACAGTCCGGAAAACAAGATTCAGCTACAAG ggctCCAGGTCATCCTGCCAGGCTACCTGCGTGGGCGCTTTGTCCAGGCCGCCCTCAGCTACATCGGCTGCAACTCGGAGGGCCAGTTTGTGTGCCGGGCCAGTGACTGCTGGTGCCAGTGCAGCCCAGGTTTCCCACAGTGTAACTGCCCTCGGACTGACTTGCAGGCACTGCAGATCAACATGCAGCGCATGCAGGAGGCCTGGACTCTGGCCAACCTCGAGTTTGAAGAGTCAG TGGAGTTCCAGAGCTTTGTTGGTAGGCTGCCAACCCATTACGCTGTGAACACATCTGTCGTGGAGCACTTGTGGAGGATGGATGCCGGTCTGCTCCAGCGCTACCGTCACCTGGAGACCAGTAGCAGCCAAATCCTCGGAAAGGCAAGGCGTGCTGCTAACAAGCTCTTCAGCCTGAGCAAGAGATGCAGAACGCAGCCCAGAATaggcctgcagagagagag ACCACTCCGCTACTGGCTGAGCTACATACTGTCCATCTTGTACTGCAGTGAGAACAACCACATAGGTGTATACAGTGAGGACACCCGGAGCTGCTCCTGCccctaccaccaccccccctgccAGGGCCCCATCCCCTGCACTGTGGGAGAGGGCCCTCGCTGTGCCTCCTGCTCCACAGAGAACCGCACACGCTGCTCCGGCTGTAACCCAGGCTTCGCCCTGGGCCAGGGGGCCTGCCGGCCCGCCGTGCCCGACCCCACAGACCCCTACCTGGGCTTGGAGAGCGACCGGGACCTGCAAGACCTGGAGCTACGCTACCTGCTCCAGCACCGCGACCCCCGCATCGCCCTGCACGCGGTCTTCGTCAGCAACGACGTGCGGCTCAACGCCTGGTTCGACCCctcctggaggaagaggatgctGCTGACGCTGAAGAGCAACCGGGTCCGATCCAACCGCGTGCACATGCTGCTGGGCGTGTCCCTGCAGGTGTGCCTGACCAAGAACAGCACCCTGGAACCAgcgctctctgtgtttgtcaacCCGTTCGGAGGCAGTCACTCAGAGAGCTGGACCATGCCCATAGGCCAACACGGCTACCCCGACTGGGAGAGGACCAAGCTGGAGATGCCCCTGGACTGCACCAACTGGACCTTAACTCTTGGAAACCGATGGAAGAGCTTTTTCGAGACTGTGCATTTCTACTTGCGGGGGAGCCGGGTCAGGGATTCCGGGGGGGCGTTGGGAGGTGAGCACAGAAACACGACGGTGTTGGTCGAGAACCCCGAGGTCACAGAGCCTTCCCAGGATATGGGCTACATGAAGATCAACAGCATGCAGCTGTTTGGGTACAGCATGCACTTCGACCCGGACGCTATCCAAGACCTGATCCTGCAGCTGGACTACCCGTACACTCAGGGATCCCAGGACTCGGCcctgctgcagctggtggaGATCCGATACAGGGTCaaccgcctctctcctccaggggctCAGCCCTTGGACCTGTTCTCCTGTCTGCTGCGACACAGACTCAAACTGTCCAGTTCGGAGGTGACCAGGATACTATCTGCCCTGCAAGCTTTCATTGCCAGTCAACCTTACTCTGTGGAGTACGAGGCCACCAAACTATGTAGTTAG
- the rgs5b gene encoding regulator of G-protein signaling 5b: MCKGLECLSVTCLERAKVLKSLFGNLLHRPDLSIMGHSHKSEKTRVNMDEPTKWRESFDNLLSSQHGQCSFRAFLVSEFSEENLAFYLACEEYRDTKESKLSVKAKKIYDKFICCDAPREVNLDHETRSITKTNLEHPTPSCFDLAQEKIYTLMEKDCYPRYLKSPSYLELTRQVRAG; this comes from the exons ATGTGCAAAGGACTTGAATGCCTGTCTGTGACTTGTCTGGAGAG GGCAAAGGTGCTGAAATCTCTCTTTGGGAATTTACTTCATCGGCCAGATCTTAGTATAATGGGACACTCACATAAAAGTGAAAAAACGAG GGTGAACATGGACGAGCCTACAAAATGGAGGGAGTCCTTCGACAACCTACTGTCCAGTCAAC ATGGACAGTGTTCCTTCCGAGCATTCCTGGTGTCAGAGTTCAGTGAGGAGAACCTGGCCTTCTACCTGGCATGTGAGGAGTACAGGGACACCAAAGAGTCCAAGCTCTCAGTCAAGGCCAAGAAGATCTATGACAAGTTCATCTGCTGTGACGCACCCAGAGAG GTAAACCTAGACCATGAGACCAGATCAATCACCAAGACAAACCTGGAGCATCCCACCCCGTCCTGTTTCGATCTGGCCCAGGAAAAGATCTACACCCTGATGGAAAAAGACTGCTACCCTCGCTACCTCAAGTCCCCCAGCTACCTGGAGCTCACCAGGCAGGTCAGGGCCGGCTAA